A region from the Mesorhizobium sp. J8 genome encodes:
- a CDS encoding polysaccharide deacetylase family protein — protein sequence MLRSYRVLAFSLASLASANAAFADPPKSPAVSPAKPKQVVLISFDAAREISQWERSRALAKRTGAHFTYFLSCVFLLSPETRQDYAGPGKAAGKSNVGFGASKQDVADRLEQVRLAAAEGHDIGSHACGHFDGKAWSKADWLAEFASVRRVFENAYTINGIPEPAGWRDFAHHALVGFRAPYLSTDAALYEALPQAGFQYDASGVSNGPIMPPTLNGTTRFALPLIPEGPKAKPVVAMDYNLYVRHSGGAEKPAMASEFTERAYQAFRAAFETQYNGKRLPLELGFHFTLMNNGAYWSALERFAGEVCVMQQVECISFRDYVTRQRAGQAQASVGG from the coding sequence ATGCTTCGTTCGTACCGCGTCCTTGCATTCAGTCTCGCCTCGCTCGCCTCAGCCAATGCCGCCTTCGCCGATCCGCCGAAATCGCCAGCCGTTTCGCCGGCCAAACCCAAGCAAGTGGTGCTGATCTCGTTCGACGCCGCCCGCGAGATCTCCCAGTGGGAACGCAGCCGGGCGCTGGCAAAGCGCACGGGCGCGCATTTCACCTATTTCCTGTCCTGCGTCTTCCTGCTCTCGCCGGAGACGCGGCAGGACTATGCCGGCCCCGGCAAGGCCGCCGGCAAATCCAATGTCGGCTTCGGCGCCTCGAAACAGGATGTCGCGGACCGGCTCGAGCAGGTCCGGCTGGCCGCAGCCGAGGGCCACGACATCGGCAGCCATGCCTGCGGCCATTTCGACGGCAAGGCATGGAGCAAGGCCGACTGGCTGGCCGAATTTGCTTCGGTCCGGCGCGTTTTCGAAAATGCCTATACGATCAACGGCATCCCGGAACCGGCCGGCTGGCGCGATTTCGCGCATCATGCGCTGGTCGGGTTCCGCGCGCCCTATCTCTCGACCGACGCCGCACTTTACGAGGCCCTGCCCCAAGCCGGCTTCCAGTATGACGCCAGCGGCGTCTCGAATGGCCCGATCATGCCGCCGACCCTGAACGGCACGACCCGCTTCGCCCTGCCGCTTATCCCAGAAGGACCGAAGGCGAAGCCCGTGGTCGCCATGGACTACAATCTTTATGTCCGCCACTCAGGCGGCGCCGAGAAGCCGGCCATGGCGAGTGAATTCACGGAGCGTGCCTACCAAGCCTTCCGAGCGGCCTTCGAGACCCAGTACAACGGCAAGCGCTTGCCGCTGGAACTCGGCTTCCACTTCACATTGATGAATAACGGCGCCTACTGGAGCGCGCTGGAGCGCTTCGCCGGCGAGGTCTGCGTGATGCAGCAAGTCGAATGCATCAGTTTCCGCGACTATGTCACGCGCCAGCGCGCCGGCCAGGCGCAGGCGAGCGTGGGCGGCTGA
- a CDS encoding tetratricopeptide repeat protein, protein MSDDSFIREVNEEIRREQAQALWDRFGPAILGIAILIVLGTAAVVGYRYWDESRANRSGDAFSQALKLANDGKNDEAIAALDQLEKDGYGAYPLLARMRAATVKADKGDVDGAVKDFDEVAADNAIPAGIRDIARLRAALLLVDHGSYADVSSRIEALTADTNPLRHSAREALGLAAWKDGKSADALKLFDQISSDEAAPRNVRQRAQLMSELIRGSGNAS, encoded by the coding sequence ATGTCGGACGACAGTTTTATCCGCGAAGTCAACGAAGAGATTCGTCGCGAGCAGGCCCAGGCGTTGTGGGATCGTTTTGGCCCGGCCATTCTCGGCATCGCCATCCTGATCGTGCTGGGAACGGCGGCCGTCGTCGGCTACCGCTACTGGGACGAGAGCCGCGCCAACCGTTCGGGCGACGCCTTCTCGCAGGCCCTCAAGCTTGCCAATGACGGCAAGAACGACGAGGCGATCGCCGCGCTCGATCAGCTGGAGAAGGACGGCTACGGCGCTTATCCGCTGCTTGCCCGCATGCGTGCCGCCACCGTCAAGGCCGACAAGGGCGACGTCGACGGCGCGGTCAAGGATTTCGACGAGGTCGCCGCCGACAACGCCATTCCGGCCGGCATCCGCGACATCGCGCGGCTGAGGGCAGCGCTCCTGCTCGTCGACCACGGCTCCTATGCCGATGTCTCCAGCCGCATCGAGGCGCTGACCGCCGACACCAATCCGCTGCGCCATTCGGCGCGCGAGGCGCTCGGCCTTGCCGCCTGGAAGGACGGCAAGTCGGCGGATGCGCTCAAACTGTTCGACCAGATCTCCTCGGACGAAGCCGCCCCGCGCAATGTGCGCCAGCGGGCGCAGCTGATGTCCGAGCTGATCCGCGGGTCGGGCAACGCCTCGTGA
- the der gene encoding ribosome biogenesis GTPase Der, giving the protein MGFKVAIIGRPNVGKSTLFNRLVGKKLALVDDTPGVTRDRRVHAAKLYDLHFDVIDTAGFEDAAASTLPGRMRQQTEIAIREADLIFFTVDAKSGLMPDDRTFAEVVRKSGKPVVLVANKAEARGAQGGLLEAWELGLGEPIPVSAEHGQGMPDLRDAVVEALGEERALGEDGKDDGGEIAASEVLIGEDIADPDAEPAYDDTKPLRIAVVGRPNAGKSTLINALIGEERLLTGPEAGITRDSISVDWDWRGRRIKLFDTAGMRRKSKVQEKLEKLSVQDGLRAIRFAEIVIIVLDATIPFEKQDLQIADLIIREGRAPVIAFNKWDLIDNPQELLAELREKTERLLPQVRGIQAVTVSAETGRGLDKLMESVIKTHRVWNSRVSTGKLNRWLEGILAHHPPPAVAGRRLKIKYVTQAKTRPPGFVVSCSRPDAMPQSYVRYLTNSLREAFDMPGVPIRMALRTSDNPFAGRAKKR; this is encoded by the coding sequence ATGGGCTTCAAAGTCGCCATCATCGGCCGGCCTAACGTCGGCAAATCGACTCTTTTCAATCGGCTGGTCGGAAAGAAGCTGGCGCTTGTCGATGACACGCCGGGCGTGACGCGCGACCGCCGCGTCCATGCGGCGAAACTCTACGATCTTCATTTCGACGTCATCGACACCGCCGGCTTCGAGGACGCGGCCGCCTCGACGCTGCCCGGGCGCATGCGCCAGCAGACCGAGATTGCCATCCGCGAGGCCGACCTCATCTTCTTCACGGTGGACGCCAAATCCGGCCTGATGCCGGACGACCGCACCTTCGCCGAGGTGGTGCGCAAATCCGGCAAGCCGGTCGTGCTGGTCGCCAACAAGGCCGAGGCGCGTGGCGCGCAAGGCGGACTGCTGGAGGCCTGGGAACTTGGCCTCGGCGAGCCGATCCCGGTTTCGGCCGAGCACGGCCAAGGCATGCCCGACCTGCGCGACGCGGTGGTCGAAGCGCTTGGCGAGGAACGCGCCTTGGGCGAGGACGGGAAAGACGATGGTGGCGAGATTGCCGCCAGCGAGGTGCTGATCGGCGAGGACATCGCCGACCCGGATGCCGAGCCCGCCTATGACGACACCAAGCCGCTGCGCATTGCCGTCGTCGGCCGGCCGAACGCCGGCAAGTCGACGCTGATCAACGCGCTGATCGGCGAGGAGCGGCTGCTCACCGGTCCGGAAGCCGGCATCACGCGCGATTCGATCTCGGTCGATTGGGACTGGCGCGGCCGCAGGATAAAGTTGTTCGACACCGCCGGCATGCGGCGCAAGTCGAAGGTGCAGGAGAAGCTCGAAAAGCTCTCGGTACAGGACGGCTTGCGCGCCATCCGCTTCGCCGAGATCGTCATCATCGTGCTCGATGCAACCATCCCCTTCGAGAAGCAGGACCTGCAGATCGCTGACCTGATCATCCGCGAGGGCAGGGCGCCGGTGATCGCCTTCAACAAATGGGACCTGATCGACAACCCGCAGGAGCTGCTGGCCGAGCTGCGCGAGAAGACCGAGCGGCTCTTGCCGCAGGTGCGCGGCATCCAGGCGGTGACGGTCTCGGCCGAGACCGGGCGCGGCCTGGACAAGCTGATGGAAAGCGTCATCAAGACGCACCGGGTGTGGAACAGCCGCGTCTCCACCGGCAAGCTCAACCGCTGGCTGGAAGGCATCCTCGCCCATCACCCGCCGCCCGCCGTCGCCGGCCGCCGGTTGAAGATCAAATATGTCACCCAGGCGAAGACGCGCCCGCCGGGCTTCGTCGTCTCCTGCTCGCGCCCGGACGCGATGCCGCAATCCTATGTCCGCTACCTGACCAACAGCCTGCGCGAGGCCTTCGACATGCCCGGCGTGCCGATCCGCATGGCGCTGCGCACTTCCGACAATCCTTTCGCGGGTCGCGCCAAGAAGCGGTGA
- a CDS encoding LysR substrate-binding domain-containing protein, translating into MRRVTFDLDVLRTFVTGMELGSFAKAAERLGRSTSAVSAQLKKLEEQADTPIFRKAGRGLALTEAGETMLSYARRLIELNDEAASAIRDVELEGWVRLGLQEDFGEAVLPDVLGRFARAHPKVRIEARIGRSHDLAERVLSGNLDIALAWHDGTSLPYSRHVADVPARWIGLAKPIEAAPRDGEPLPLVVFEAPCLLRTVATETLDRAGMPWRMAFSSPSLGGIWAAVAAGLGLTIRTDIGLPANVRAISPDVLGLPALPMMALHLHQKDAELDPVATRLAEILLQAALETLPEGARTGAGLREAA; encoded by the coding sequence ATGCGCCGCGTCACGTTCGATCTCGATGTCCTCAGAACTTTCGTCACCGGCATGGAGCTGGGCAGCTTCGCCAAGGCGGCCGAACGGCTGGGACGCTCGACGTCCGCCGTCAGCGCGCAATTGAAGAAGCTCGAAGAGCAGGCGGATACGCCGATCTTCCGCAAGGCGGGGCGCGGCCTGGCATTGACCGAAGCCGGCGAGACCATGCTCAGCTATGCGCGGCGCTTGATCGAGCTCAACGACGAGGCGGCTTCCGCCATCCGCGATGTCGAGCTGGAAGGCTGGGTGCGGCTCGGCCTGCAGGAGGATTTCGGCGAGGCCGTGCTGCCGGACGTGCTCGGCCGCTTCGCCCGCGCCCATCCGAAGGTTCGGATCGAGGCGCGGATCGGGCGCAGCCACGACCTGGCCGAGCGTGTCCTGTCCGGCAATCTCGATATCGCGCTCGCCTGGCATGACGGCACGAGCCTGCCCTACAGCCGGCATGTCGCCGATGTGCCGGCGCGCTGGATCGGCCTGGCAAAACCGATCGAGGCCGCTCCGCGCGATGGCGAGCCGCTGCCGCTGGTGGTGTTCGAGGCGCCTTGCCTCCTGCGCACGGTCGCGACCGAAACGCTCGACCGCGCCGGCATGCCCTGGCGCATGGCATTCTCCAGCCCCAGCCTCGGCGGCATCTGGGCGGCGGTGGCGGCGGGTCTCGGCCTGACGATCCGCACCGATATCGGCCTGCCCGCCAATGTCAGGGCGATCTCGCCGGATGTGTTGGGGCTTCCGGCGCTGCCGATGATGGCGCTTCACCTGCACCAGAAGGACGCCGAGCTCGACCCGGTGGCGACGCGGCTGGCGGAGATATTGCTGCAAGCCGCGCTGGAGACGCTGCCGGAGGGGGCGCGAACCGGTGCCGGGTTGCGAGAGGCTGCTTAA
- a CDS encoding MFS transporter translates to MSAIVTRSDCQRPDAAAGVAARRVFAPNHRWKVLGIGVAANAGFSATFSGIPATAVAMRQGYQLDNASLGLALGLLGLGVALSELPWGVLTDRWGDRRVLLTGLGATAAWLFIMALLVVPTKTAVPGVALLSASLLVAGLLGGSVNGSSGRAIMGWFGEGERGFAMSIRQTAVPLGGGLGALVLPSLALTFGFSAVFGLLAAVSALSAWFAWRWLHEPPAESGGYAATAASGPAPLRNIEVWRMSTAIGLLCFPQVAVLTFASVFLHDFAGMGTLVTSASLAAVQTGAMVMRVWSGRFTDRHRNRRPFLKFCSALSAFAFLVLWLLVIGAAGAPWLLALLPLMVVVAGISVSAWHGVAYTELATLAGAGNVGTALSLANSFVFVGFCLVPIAIPWILVAFAWPGVWLAAAVCAALAWPIFLRQA, encoded by the coding sequence ATGTCCGCCATCGTCACACGCAGCGATTGCCAACGTCCTGATGCAGCCGCCGGCGTCGCCGCCCGCCGGGTTTTCGCCCCCAACCATCGCTGGAAGGTGCTGGGCATCGGCGTCGCCGCCAATGCCGGCTTTTCCGCCACCTTCTCCGGCATTCCGGCAACCGCGGTGGCGATGCGCCAGGGTTACCAACTCGACAATGCCTCGCTGGGTCTCGCGCTCGGCCTTCTTGGCCTCGGCGTGGCGCTCAGCGAGCTGCCCTGGGGCGTGCTCACCGACCGCTGGGGCGACCGCCGCGTGCTCCTGACCGGGCTCGGCGCGACGGCCGCATGGCTTTTCATCATGGCGCTGCTTGTCGTGCCGACGAAAACGGCCGTTCCTGGCGTTGCGCTGCTTTCGGCCAGCCTGCTCGTCGCCGGCCTGCTCGGCGGCAGCGTCAACGGCTCCAGCGGCCGCGCCATCATGGGCTGGTTCGGCGAGGGCGAGCGCGGCTTTGCCATGAGCATCAGGCAGACGGCGGTGCCCCTCGGCGGCGGGCTGGGCGCGCTTGTCCTGCCTTCCCTGGCGCTGACTTTCGGCTTCTCCGCGGTCTTTGGCCTGCTTGCCGCAGTCTCCGCGCTCTCGGCCTGGTTTGCCTGGCGTTGGCTGCACGAGCCGCCGGCGGAAAGCGGCGGTTACGCCGCCACCGCCGCAAGCGGCCCGGCGCCCTTGCGCAACATCGAGGTGTGGCGCATGTCGACCGCCATCGGCCTGCTCTGCTTCCCGCAGGTCGCGGTGCTGACCTTCGCCTCGGTCTTCCTGCATGACTTTGCCGGCATGGGCACCTTGGTGACCAGCGCGAGCCTTGCCGCCGTGCAGACCGGCGCCATGGTGATGCGCGTCTGGAGCGGCCGTTTCACCGACCGCCACCGCAACCGCCGCCCGTTCCTGAAGTTCTGCAGCGCGTTGAGCGCATTTGCCTTCCTGGTGCTGTGGCTGCTGGTGATCGGCGCCGCCGGCGCGCCGTGGCTGCTGGCGCTGCTTCCGCTGATGGTCGTCGTCGCCGGCATATCCGTCTCGGCCTGGCATGGCGTCGCCTATACCGAGCTTGCCACGCTTGCCGGCGCCGGCAACGTCGGCACCGCGCTCAGCCTCGCCAACAGTTTCGTCTTTGTCGGCTTCTGCCTGGTGCCGATCGCCATCCCCTGGATATTGGTGGCCTTCGCATGGCCGGGCGTATGGCTGGCGGCGGCGGTCTGCGCGGCGCTCGCCTGGCCGATCTTCCTGCGACAGGCCTGA
- a CDS encoding cell wall hydrolase: MHRRVSMRLAAAAVAKRRSFLSPLVLGLGIWIGFPSAVAYQDMASLISGLESTNVRWNAYIEKSAAGSVHAAEMPFVDSTATGSLSGSGVNLPGVGTVAFRGKGNAVGATPDEDRVVRADKKGRLVQVSPVAPPKNFSAGSIFERTSSLLRPAMDSGLKLTFAKPGIKGKEIQIAQAFHLREDKKPDPNLPAALVALVNNDKPDILATAYAQSAPDYAKASPFEALLQDDPNDGRFIPPMGKGDHAWMQTPLPASVFSKPEQACLAKGIYFEARSEPVRGQAAVAQVILNRVRNPAYPKTICGVVYQNDDWFNRCQFSFACDGRKKTITDQASYKTAQEVAMAVTAGKIFIPEVGSSTHYYANYVHPGWARAMQRMTRIGLHIFYRTYGGGWS; this comes from the coding sequence GTGCATCGACGCGTTTCAATGCGGCTTGCCGCCGCCGCCGTTGCGAAAAGACGTTCCTTCCTATCTCCTTTGGTGCTCGGGCTCGGCATTTGGATCGGCTTTCCGTCGGCCGTCGCCTACCAGGACATGGCAAGCCTGATCTCCGGCCTGGAATCGACCAACGTCCGCTGGAACGCCTATATCGAGAAATCCGCCGCCGGCTCGGTTCATGCCGCCGAAATGCCTTTCGTCGATTCCACCGCCACCGGCTCGCTCTCCGGCTCCGGCGTCAATCTGCCGGGCGTGGGCACCGTCGCCTTCCGCGGCAAGGGAAATGCCGTCGGCGCGACGCCCGATGAGGATCGCGTCGTGCGCGCCGACAAGAAGGGCCGCCTCGTCCAGGTCTCGCCGGTCGCGCCGCCCAAGAATTTCAGCGCCGGCTCGATCTTCGAGCGCACCTCATCGCTGCTGCGTCCCGCGATGGACAGCGGCCTGAAGCTCACCTTTGCCAAGCCCGGCATCAAGGGCAAGGAAATCCAGATCGCCCAGGCCTTCCATCTGCGCGAGGACAAGAAGCCGGATCCGAATCTGCCGGCGGCGCTCGTCGCCCTCGTCAACAACGACAAGCCGGACATCCTGGCCACCGCCTATGCGCAGTCGGCGCCCGACTACGCCAAGGCGTCGCCTTTCGAGGCGCTGCTGCAGGACGATCCGAACGACGGCCGCTTCATCCCGCCGATGGGCAAGGGCGATCACGCCTGGATGCAGACTCCTTTGCCGGCGAGCGTCTTTTCCAAGCCTGAGCAGGCCTGCCTGGCCAAGGGCATCTATTTCGAGGCGCGCAGCGAGCCGGTGCGCGGCCAGGCGGCGGTTGCCCAGGTGATCCTGAACCGCGTCCGCAACCCGGCCTATCCGAAGACGATCTGCGGCGTGGTCTACCAGAACGACGACTGGTTCAACCGCTGCCAGTTCTCCTTCGCCTGCGACGGCAGGAAGAAGACCATCACCGACCAGGCGTCCTACAAGACCGCCCAGGAGGTCGCCATGGCGGTGACCGCCGGCAAGATCTTCATTCCCGAGGTCGGCTCCTCGACGCACTACTATGCCAACTACGTCCATCCCGGCTGGGCGCGCGCCATGCAGCGCATGACCCGGATCGGGCTGCACATTTTCTACCGCACCTATGGCGGCGGCTGGAGCTGA
- a CDS encoding AtpZ/AtpI family protein, which yields MADKTGPDGTGETGRGRQPEATIRDDELERRRRDLEASLATRRTDRLEGKDEAKAATGYGQALKLSSEFIAGVVVGVGLGWIIDCLAGTAPWGLIVGLLLGFGAGILNVLRSAGLASEFGQSGKPREPKE from the coding sequence ATGGCCGACAAAACCGGGCCAGACGGAACCGGAGAAACCGGCCGCGGCAGGCAGCCAGAAGCCACCATCCGCGACGACGAACTTGAGCGCCGCCGGCGCGATCTCGAAGCATCACTTGCGACGAGACGCACGGACCGGCTCGAGGGGAAAGACGAAGCGAAAGCTGCGACCGGTTACGGTCAGGCACTGAAACTGTCCAGCGAGTTCATCGCTGGAGTGGTGGTCGGTGTCGGCTTGGGCTGGATCATCGACTGCTTGGCGGGAACAGCGCCTTGGGGTCTGATCGTCGGCCTGTTGCTGGGCTTTGGCGCAGGTATACTGAACGTCCTGCGCTCGGCGGGACTGGCATCCGAATTCGGCCAGAGCGGCAAGCCGCGCGAACCGAAAGAATGA
- a CDS encoding F0F1 ATP synthase subunit A, with amino-acid sequence MAAADKVDPIHQFQIHPIIPLHIGGYDVSFTNSALFMVVTIVLASAFLYMSTASRALIPGRLQSISEMAYEFVGNMLRDAAGKQGMQFFPLVFSLFMFVLVANLIGLFPYFFTVTSHIIVTFTLAILVIGTVIVYGFAKHGLGFLKLFVPHGVPGYLLPLVVAIEVISFVSRPVSLSVRLFANMLAGHITLKVFSGFVVSLSALGAVGIAGSVLPLAMAVALSALELLVAFLQAYVFAVLTCMYLNDALHPSH; translated from the coding sequence GTGGCTGCTGCTGACAAGGTCGATCCGATCCACCAGTTCCAGATCCATCCGATCATCCCGCTGCATATCGGCGGCTACGACGTTTCGTTCACCAATTCCGCCCTGTTCATGGTCGTGACGATCGTGCTGGCCTCGGCCTTCCTCTATATGAGCACCGCCAGCCGCGCGCTCATTCCGGGCCGGCTGCAGTCGATCTCCGAAATGGCCTATGAATTCGTCGGCAACATGCTGCGCGATGCCGCCGGCAAGCAGGGGATGCAGTTCTTCCCGCTGGTGTTCTCGCTGTTCATGTTCGTGCTAGTCGCCAATTTGATCGGCCTCTTCCCCTATTTCTTCACCGTCACCAGCCACATCATCGTCACCTTCACGCTGGCGATCCTGGTCATTGGCACCGTCATCGTCTACGGCTTCGCCAAGCACGGCTTGGGCTTTCTGAAGCTGTTTGTGCCGCATGGCGTGCCGGGCTATCTCCTGCCGCTGGTGGTGGCGATCGAAGTCATCTCCTTCGTCTCACGCCCGGTCAGCCTCTCGGTTCGTCTTTTCGCCAACATGCTGGCCGGCCACATCACGCTGAAAGTGTTCTCGGGCTTCGTCGTCAGCCTCAGCGCGCTAGGCGCCGTCGGCATCGCCGGCTCGGTTCTGCCGCTTGCCATGGCGGTCGCGCTCTCCGCGCTCGAACTGCTGGTCGCCTTCCTGCAGGCATATGTCTTCGCGGTGCTGACCTGCATGTATCTGAACGACGCCCTGCACCCGAGCCACTGA
- a CDS encoding F0F1 ATP synthase subunit C, with translation MDATAAAAIGAGIACIGMGGAGIGLGNIFGSYLSGALRNPSAADGQFGRLIFGFAVTEALGIFSLLIALLLVFK, from the coding sequence ATGGACGCAACTGCAGCAGCTGCTATCGGCGCTGGTATCGCCTGCATCGGCATGGGCGGCGCGGGCATCGGCCTCGGCAACATCTTCGGCAGCTACCTCTCGGGCGCGCTCCGCAACCCGTCGGCTGCCGACGGCCAGTTCGGCCGCCTGATCTTCGGCTTCGCCGTGACCGAAGCTCTGGGCATCTTCTCGCTCCTGATCGCCCTGCTCCTGGTCTTCAAGTAA
- a CDS encoding F0F1 ATP synthase subunit B: MFVTSAYAQETAPAAAEGDTHAGTAVPAAEHEAFPPFDAKTFPSQILWLVITFGLFYLFLKRVVMPRLGGIIDVRNDRITQDLDHAARLKGEADAAVAAYEQELAEAKANANKIGQQANDAAKAQAEDTRKKLEAELEKKLGEAEASIASIKAKAMKEVGTIAEDTTSAIVEALVGGKTDKSEIAAAVKSASR; this comes from the coding sequence ATGTTCGTGACATCTGCCTATGCGCAAGAAACAGCGCCGGCCGCGGCCGAGGGCGATACGCATGCGGGCACTGCCGTGCCTGCGGCGGAGCATGAAGCGTTCCCGCCGTTCGATGCCAAGACCTTCCCGTCGCAGATCCTGTGGCTGGTCATCACCTTCGGGCTCTTCTACCTGTTCCTGAAGCGTGTCGTGATGCCGCGTCTTGGCGGCATCATCGATGTCCGCAACGACCGCATCACCCAGGACCTCGACCATGCCGCAAGGCTGAAGGGCGAGGCGGATGCCGCCGTTGCCGCCTATGAGCAGGAATTGGCGGAGGCCAAGGCCAATGCCAACAAGATCGGCCAGCAGGCGAACGACGCCGCCAAGGCGCAAGCCGAGGACACGCGCAAGAAGCTCGAGGCCGAGCTCGAGAAGAAGCTTGGCGAGGCCGAGGCGAGCATCGCCTCGATCAAGGCCAAGGCGATGAAGGAAGTCGGCACGATCGCCGAAGACACCACGTCGGCCATCGTCGAGGCGCTTGTCGGCGGCAAGACCGACAAGTCCGAGATCGCGGCCGCGGTCAAATCCGCGAGCCGGTGA
- a CDS encoding F0F1 ATP synthase subunit B has product MDATSLATLWATIALLIFLGAVIYLKVPGMLAKSLDARAAKISAELEEARKLREEAQQLLGQYQQKRKEAEKEAADIVAAAKREAELLASEAAKKTEDYVARRTALAEQKISQAEREAVSEVRASAVDIAVEAARALLAAKVDAKAGADLFKSALNDVKAKLN; this is encoded by the coding sequence ATGGACGCCACATCACTCGCCACGCTCTGGGCCACAATCGCCCTGCTCATCTTCCTCGGCGCCGTCATCTATCTGAAGGTGCCGGGCATGCTTGCCAAGTCGCTCGACGCCCGTGCTGCAAAGATCAGCGCTGAGCTCGAGGAGGCGCGCAAGCTTCGCGAAGAAGCCCAGCAGCTGCTTGGCCAGTATCAGCAGAAGCGCAAGGAAGCCGAGAAGGAGGCCGCCGACATCGTCGCCGCCGCCAAGCGCGAGGCTGAATTGCTTGCTTCCGAAGCGGCCAAGAAGACCGAGGACTATGTTGCCCGGCGCACCGCGCTTGCCGAGCAGAAGATCAGCCAGGCCGAGCGCGAGGCCGTCAGCGAAGTGCGCGCCTCGGCCGTCGACATCGCCGTCGAAGCTGCCCGCGCGCTGCTCGCCGCCAAGGTCGATGCCAAGGCCGGCGCCGACCTGTTCAAGTCGGCGCTCAACGACGTCAAGGCCAAGCTGAACTGA
- a CDS encoding ribonuclease HII, with amino-acid sequence MARARSDSPLLFEMVEKPDFSIETKAMADGLWPVAGMDEAGRGPLAGPVVAAAVVLDPANIPEGLDDSKRLTHLQREALFLKILGSALSVSMASISAEGIDNSNILKASLEAMRRAAAGLSLQPKLALADGRDVPPGLACEGRALIKGDQRSQSIAAASIVAKVMRDRMMCGCGGHHEHYGFEVHMGYATVRHRTAIEAHGPVARLHRASFAPFRLGAAEVAEEEESFAGLE; translated from the coding sequence ATGGCTCGCGCGCGTTCCGATTCTCCGCTTCTCTTTGAAATGGTCGAGAAGCCCGACTTCTCGATCGAGACGAAGGCGATGGCCGACGGGCTGTGGCCGGTCGCCGGCATGGATGAAGCGGGCCGCGGCCCGCTTGCCGGCCCGGTCGTGGCCGCCGCGGTGGTGCTCGACCCCGCCAACATCCCGGAGGGCCTGGACGATTCCAAACGCCTCACCCATTTGCAGCGCGAGGCGCTGTTCCTGAAGATCCTCGGCTCGGCGCTCAGCGTGTCAATGGCCTCGATCAGCGCCGAAGGCATCGACAACAGCAACATCCTGAAAGCAAGCCTGGAAGCGATGCGCCGCGCCGCCGCGGGCCTGTCGCTGCAGCCGAAACTCGCCTTGGCCGACGGCCGCGACGTTCCGCCCGGGCTTGCTTGCGAAGGCCGGGCGCTGATCAAGGGCGACCAGCGCTCGCAGTCGATCGCCGCCGCCTCGATCGTCGCCAAGGTGATGCGCGACCGCATGATGTGCGGCTGCGGCGGACATCACGAGCATTACGGCTTCGAAGTGCATATGGGCTATGCGACGGTCCGGCACCGCACCGCGATCGAGGCGCATGGGCCGGTCGCAAGGCTGCATCGGGCCTCGTTCGCGCCGTTCAGGCTCGGTGCGGCCGAGGTGGCGGAAGAAGAAGAGAGCTTCGCCGGGTTGGAGTAG